In the Ovis aries strain OAR_USU_Benz2616 breed Rambouillet chromosome 18, ARS-UI_Ramb_v3.0, whole genome shotgun sequence genome, CTAAAGcataggctcagcagttgcagcactcaggcttagttgctccacagcatttgggatcttcctggaaccGGGAtaaaacccatgctccctgctctggcaggcagactcctatccactgtgcatcaaggaagtcccaccttgcaaaaaactttaaatttctcTTCTCAAGGAGTCTATAGCTTAAACTAAAAGGTTGAGATCATTCCATGGCTTTCATgtgagtaaaaataataataataaataaaaattaaaattaaaaaattcaggCAAAGATTGTTATGTCTCTGTTCTGTTGCACATAATTTTGTGCTGTAGCAAATTGCAAGTGGTTTCTGAGGACGCTTTTGGCAGCAGGACCACCTTGCTTCTCGTAGTCTTGTATGAGGTGTGCATTCATATCATAATCTCCTCCACTTCCCTAAGCAGCTCTCTTTGTGGAAAAGCTTTTGCCTCATGCAAGTTATTTCTATTCAACACATTCCCATATGAGGAATTTCTAGCTAGtgttactatttttaaatctcttggaGATGCAATTGACTGAATTTATTTCAGGGCAATTTGtaataatttatacttttatcACTAGTTTATAAGGATACCAGTTTTACAATAATGCTATTTTCACTGGATATTCTATGAGCTTTCATTTTATTCTGTGCCACTTTAATAAATGAAAGGTGGAATACTGGTCTAATACTTATAATGGGTAGTGTCCTTCTCTATTAGTGAAGTGAAACATTTCCAATGTCATTTtccctttgtgtttctttttgtgtttgtCACCTGATAGCTTTTGTCCAGTTAGTTTACAGaagttttagtttttcttcattttttaataaaaatcttcctACTCAAAATCTTCCTACTAAGTTTATCTATATTTTAGAACTTTGAAATAGCTTTGAGTTTTCTCTCATTGCATCCTACCCTGTAGCTTCCCATTttcctgggttttgttttcttctctctgattTTATAATGTCAACTGTTCTTTCTTAAACATTTCAGTTGAATATTTTGCCAATTTATTTTGagtgtaatttaaaaaactaatgtTATGGCCAGTTATATCTCATTACATTTTAATTCTATTCAGGTCTTAAGCCTTTGGCATTGCTTAAATGAGATCATTTGCTTTGCATCAGATGATAGGATAAATGAGTTGAAGTTGCTCAAGTCACCCGTGAGTGGATGATTTGTGGAAaactatgaaaataataaataagctttaaataaattaaaaatcctAGACTCATGTGCCAATTTTGAGGCTCAGCAAAGCCTCTCTGCGGGACAGTTCTCAGCTGCAACGGTGCTATTACGTACAAAGGGCATTTGCTGTTGTCATCTAAATAACTGAAGATtggcagggaagcccagcactcTGACCCAAGGAGTTTACACGAAACTTCTTCTAAATCTCTGGAATACCTAGCCACGTGGATAACGTGCCAAAGATCCTCTGTAGCCAGGACAGTCCTGGGGTGGGGCTGTTATCACAGAAAATACAACTCTGTGCCGGGGTCGGGGAATGGACTTATGAGTTCATCTCCTCTTCTAAAATTTCAGCTTCTCAAATGAGACTGAACTGGACCTGGGGAGGAAGTTTCACCTTGCCCTATGttgtaaaagaaaagaaggggCATTTGAGCCCAAATGTAGGTAAAATTAAGGATAAGAGTTGTGAAGCAATTCCAGTCTAAACCCAAGTATTTGGGGTGTGAGATTCCTGACCATGATTGGGGCTGAGCCATTGCAGGAGCGACAGAACCGTAACAGGTCGCTAGGTGGCAGATGAATACCACTTTTGCCGTGTACCCCACTAAGGCGCTTTATCCACCAAGAGAAGGGGGGCGGGATTTGGGGGCCCTGGATCCTTCCAGAACGGTAGAGATGCAGCAACGCTGATGGTCCCCATCCCTGAGAAGATAGTGATACCTTCAGGAACGTCCTTTTGCACACTCCAGCAGGGTCAGGTGCTcatgaatattttcttccaaaactCTTTGGTCGCCCCCTCCCACACCAGATCCTGCACCCAAGGAACAGCAGCCAGCTGCCAActgatttcccttgtatgttagaCTCCGGTGTTATCCCCCATTTTCCCCCTGACCCACTGCAACCTGCACGATCTCAGTTCAATGAAGCCTGGTGTTTCCTTTTCCCTGTTATACTTTGCAGGGAGCATATTTCAATGTCATGTAGTTCCCTGAGCTGCTGGATACCCACCACCCACCAGAACTGACCAAGTCCCCTTTGTTCTCCCAATGGCTAACAAACCTGATACTTTGATCTGCAGGCAGATAGATGGTCGCGGCTTTCCACATAACTTTAAGAAAATTTTCTGCTTCAAATTACAACCTTGTCTTGGCACTAACATGTCCCACTTAATTGATCTACTTGAGCCTTAGACACTCAcctacaaaatgggaataatgtcTACTTTGACAGACTATTGTGAGGAATCAAAAGGATTTAAAACCTCCTCTTGATTCACCTTCATTGATGTGTGAAGCTTTACTCTTGCTTTAATCTTACATTCCAACTCCCACTGCAATTACTGCATAATTATAACACATGTAGCACTGTTCTGAAAAACAGTTCTGTCACCGCGGTATCTACTATTACTGGAAATTGTCTTGATGTTCAGCTGTATTTGGAGAGTATGGTAAAACTTGGCTCCCAGTACctagaataaaaattagaataaagacAAACACTTCCATATTATgctgaaattatatttatatatagatatagatatttacTTTTCTTCAGACAGATTTTACTGATGAGTCATTTTAACATTCAAAGAATAGCCTATTTTGATGCTACATAATCTGTACCAGAATGAGATGGACAGCTTCTCAATTCATTTCACAAAGCCAGCACAACTCTGATACCAAAACATAACAATTATAACacaaaacagaatcacagatctCAGTTAAAAATACAGATGCCAAAATACCAAATAGAACAATAGCCAGTTGAAATCAACACCACATGAAAATGTACAAAGCTTTGGCAGATACAAAAGCAAATTGAAATCCAAACTTACACACACGGAACTTAAACAGAAACACCAGAAACAAAAcgtccccccccaccccaccctgtcaGTGGCCTTAGGCCGGGGACCCAAAGGAACCATGAGATATCTGCTAAACAATATTAATGGGGAGGGGGGCTGCTGGTGGGGTCGTCGGTTTTATCATCAGGGCCAGACTCATCCTCATCCAGATCTTCAGACTCACATTCTGCCAGTGCTTCATAGTACTGGTATGGCCAGCACCGTGGATCTTTCTTATACAGCCTGGCCAAAAACTTCAGGACAATCATCTTGCTGGTTTCAAGGAATGCTCGGGGGCCCCAGAGGAACTCATGCTCCTCTGGCTCAGTAAAGGGGATTCGCCTGTATTCCAGGTACTTCTCCCTTACAAACACTTCGGTGATGAGCTTCTTTGTATTTCCGAAAAGACCATGTGTCTCCCGGATATTCAGCCCTAATTtgcacagaaaagtaaaaattagaTCCTCCCTGACACAATTGCCTTTCATAAAGATGAGGCTCAGAACCACCATCAGGAGGCCTATCTTGGGCCTGTCCAAAGAGGATGTACCTGTGTCACCCTTTCGACCCTTGTTGATGAGAATATAAGAGTGGTTTTGGGGATCAATTTCCTTCAACTGATAACCAAAAACACACTCCAGCTTGTGGCTGGCCCGGCTGATAATTTCTAAGCACTCATCTTTATATTCACGGATGATGAATTTCACCATCTCTGAGCGCTTAATGGGCACCTTGGCTTGGTCCTTAACCAAGAGGAACTGCACCAGTGCATTTGCTCGCTCATCCAAGGGAGACAGCGGTTGAGTCTCCAGCTTGGGATCATATTGGGTGGCACCAAATCCCTGAGCAAGAGTAGGGAGCTCAGAGATGATCAAGGACGGAGGGCTAACTGGGCTTTCCCAGAAACCCAGGGCCCTTGAGGTGCTCGGCCCCTCCCAGGCACTCAGGGCCCAAGAAGTACTAGGCCCTTCCCAGCCACTCAGGATCTGGGAGGTACTCAGGCCCTCCCAGCCACTCAGGATTCGGGAGGTGCTTGGGCCCTCCCAGTCACACAGGAATTGGATGGGGGTTTGTACCTCCCAGTCATTCAAGTCTAGATTTTCCCAGCGCCTGGGTGCCTGCCAGTGACACATGTTCAGCATCTTGCCGCTGCTATCCCCCTcttctgtattcagatgcttctTCTTCCGGGTGGCCTTGCCTGAGCGACGTGGTGGCTCAGCAGAGGTCTTTGAGGCCTCTTGAGTGATGGCCATCACTTGTGGGGCAGCTGCGGTTGCCATCAGGATACTGGGTCCTGCCTTGGACGCCTTTGAGGAATTCGCATTGGGCTGTGGAACCCATGGGATTGCAGGCAGGGCCTCAATGCAGGCAAACGTATCCTGCAGAGTAAATGGCAGTGACCTTGGGGCCTCTGAGATGGCAGATGGGCCCTTGAAGGCATTAGAAGAGGCAGGCTGGAACTGGGAGGTAGATGGAAAGACCCTTGCAGTGGCATTAAAGGTCTCAGAAGTGGCAGGCAAGTTTTTCCAGGGAGTCGGCAGGTGTGCTCCAGCAGGTGGCATTGCCCTGGGAGCACAGAAAGTGCCACCGAAGATCATCCGGTCTTTTGGAGGAGCTTTGCGTTCCTTTGAAGAGGTCCTACGATCTTTTGAAGAGGTCCTTCGGTCTATAGAAGAAGCCCTAGATTCTCCTGATGGAGTCATCAATGATTTAGCAGAGCCCATGGGAAAATTTGCCCCTGCTAAGGGGGCTCCAGGTTGGCCCTGCAGGGCTGCAGGGGGGCCCTGCCAGGAGGGCTGGAGTTGCATGGATGGCAGCTCTGCCTGCGAACCCGAGAGCTGAGCCTGCTGGGTGGGTAGTTGGATTTGAAGGGCCTTTTGGGAGGCGGGGGCCCCCTGAAAGGGCTGCTCCAGCTGAACCAGTGGTGGGCCCTGCCTCTGGGCCTCCTGGGTGGTCAGGGACTGCCAGAATTGCCCCTGAGCTTTCGGAGCCTGCCAGGCCAGGCTGGCCTGGGCTTGCTGCACTTCCTGGAACTCCATGGACGTTGGCATCTCCTGCGGCGCTGGAGGCTGGCCTTTCGGTGCCTGCCAGATAATGGGTGGGCAGTGCACAGCCTGAGGGGCCGACAGTGGGACCGGTAGAGGGGCCGGCATCACAGTCGGAGGTGCCTGCGGGACAGCAGGAGGTGCGGTCGGCATCTGCGGTGCTGGAGGGGCTGTTGGCACCTGGGGGGCCGCCCGAATTGGCGGGGCCGCTCTCAACTGCGGGGTAGGCAGTCGAGTTTGTGGGGCCTGCCGCAGCGGTGGTGGGGGTGGCAGGGCCTGCCAGAGAGGTGGCGGGGTGGCCAGCACCTGCGGGGCAGGGCGGATGGGTGGCGGTGCCTGGCGGATCAGTGGCGGTGCCTGGCGTATTGGGGGTGGGGCCTGGCGAATGGGTGGTGGGCCCGGGCGGATGGGCGGTGGGCCAGGGCGGATGGGTGGTGGCCCAGGGCGCACAGATAGAGGTGCCTGCCAAGCAATTGTCGGACCAGGCCAGGTGACCTGTGTGGTCGACCAGCCCAAGGGTGTGGCCGGCCAGCCTTGTGGTGGGGCCTGCCATCCCGGAGAGGTGGACTGCCAGCCCGGGGGAGTGGCCAGCTGCGCCGGTGGGGCCTGCGGGCCCTGGGGAACCGGCGGAGGAGCCCTTATAACCTGTGACTGGATCTGCAGGATCAGAGGCTGAGCCTGTGGGGCCCAGGAAGCCATAGGCTGGGCAGGTGGTGCCGGCGCTGGCGGCTGAACTATCGGGGCTCCTGTCGCTGGAGGCTGGGTGATCGGAGGTCTCGAGCCTGCAGGATGGATCATCAGGACTCCAGGACCTGGAGGCTTGGCCATCGGAGCTCCtagaggaggaggctgggccatCAGGGGTGCCGGAGGTGGAGGCTGGGCTATCGGAGCTCCCGGAGCAGGAGGCTGAACCATCAGGACTCCCGGAGTCAGAGGCTGGGGAATCAGGACTCCCGGAGCTGGAGGCTGCGCCATCGGGGTCCCCGGAGGGGGAGGATGGGCCATTGGGGTCGCCGGCGGAGGAGGAGGGTGCGCCATCGGGGTCCCCGGAGGAGGAGGGTGCGCCATTGGAGTCCCCGGAGGAGGAGGGTGCACCATCGGGGTCCCGGGAGGAGGAGGATGTGCCATCGGGGTCCCCGGAGGAGGAGGATGTGCCATGGGGGCTCCGGGAGCCGAAGGATGCATCATCAGGACCCCCGGAGTTGGAGGCTGGGCCAGCGGGGCTCCCGGAGGGGGAGGATGGATCATCAAGACTCCGGGAGTCGGAGGCTTGCCCATCGGGCCCCCCAAAGGGGGAGCCTGGACCATCGGGCCCCCTAGGGATGGAGGCTGGGACATGGGTGCCACGGGGGCAGGCGGCTGGCCCTGCGGAGCCTCCCAAGCAGGCTGCGGTGCCTGCCAAGCGGCCAGTGAAGCCTGCAAATCAATCGGAGGTGGGTCCCAAGGGACTGGAGGGGCCCGCGAGGAGGCGGGCGGAGCCCGCATCAGAACCGTAGGGCGGCTATAGACCGCGGGCTTAGGGGCCTCCTCCGGGGGACTCGGATCTCCCAGATTCTTACTTAGCTGCGACATGTCCTTTTGCTCTGACAGCTGGTGAGCCTTTCCCTCCGACAGCTGCTGGGCCTTttcctccagagagaagagaatgcCTACGTGGCTGCTGAGAGGAGTCCTCCCTGCTGACTGGTGAATAGGAAGTGAGTGCCCTTAGCTCTGCAGCTTTCCGCAGTAAGGAGGAGGGGGGAAGGGGGCTCGATCCCGCCCCTTCCCCGCCCCCGACCACCACAAGTGGATAGTGCAGAGGGGCGTCTACCAGAAATCCTAGCGGACACAAGATCCCTCCTCACTCTGCCCAGTCCCCAAATGCAGCCTGGTCAGATTCCCCATGGGTGAGTTTTCACAGGGGAGTGACAGGGACAGATTTATGTTTTAGAAATCCCTGTACTGCAGTATAGAGTTGTGAACAGACCACTGGGAACATGGAAGGTATCCAAGAGGGGGAAGATGGTGTGGTCTGAGCTCAGATATGGCAAAACGGGAgccagagggaagaaaagaaaatacacacacacacacacacacagacacacacacacacacacacacaagcatacatatatatctcaaGACTCACAGTAGACAgctattatattttaatgtaaatgtgaaagaggaggagaagtCCCGGCAAAGCGGATAAATTGCTAGGGTGGGTGATTCTCACAGGGACACACTGGAGGCTcctaagaaagagaaattgatgATTATTGGGTGGGACACAGGCATTTAGAGTCCTTTGGACCTGCCAAAGAGGATAGCTTGCAGACACTTTTGTATAAAAGCTTGGGATTCAGAAGAAAAGTGAATTGGGATCCAGATACTCTTCATGGAAATAGAGCTGCTGCAGGGATCGTGGTGCAGAAGAGTGAGATTTAGAGTGAAATTACTGAGGTAGGTCTTAGTGCTTGTACGCATTTTCAGACACAGGCGGAAAAAGGACATCCAAGAatagagagataaggaaagagacCCTGGAAGTTGAAATGTTCCAGACATCCATGAGAGATAACATTTTTAGTATGGGGGCGGGGAGTGGATTCCTCTGGAGTAACTGGAATGAAAGGACAAGGTACGTTTCCTGCTGCGTATTTTTCAGTTGTAGAGCAAGAAAGAAATtgtaacaatgacaacaaaaaatgcactagaaaatattaaaatagggaAATGAATAGACCCACAGTTCATATATAGGgaaaacagataaacagcaacACACAaaattgggtgtgtgtgtgtggaaatttAGCTTGAAAATTAAACAAGCAATGTATTAACAGATAAAGTAGAAGGTATCAAATGTGTTGAGTAACAGTATACTATTTCATGCTGAAAGGAAATGACAGTCAGCTTCTTCTAGTTAGTTTCCtggaaatatacaaaatattaaatatcaagGATGTTTAATTTAGCATAAGCTATTTGCAGCCTAGGGCAAGAGTCTggagtgaccaaaaaaaaaaaaaaaaagtatgaaagatACCACAAGGGGGCAGATGGGAATGATGAAGGCTAAACCCCACTCCTCCTGCAGTactgtta is a window encoding:
- the MAGEL2 gene encoding MAGE-like protein 2 — encoded protein: MSQLSKNLGDPSPPEEAPKPAVYSRPTVLMRAPPASSRAPPVPWDPPPIDLQASLAAWQAPQPAWEAPQGQPPAPVAPMSQPPSLGGPMVQAPPLGGPMGKPPTPGVLMIHPPPPGAPLAQPPTPGVLMMHPSAPGAPMAHPPPPGTPMAHPPPPGTPMVHPPPPGTPMAHPPPPGTPMAHPPPPPATPMAHPPPPGTPMAQPPAPGVLIPQPLTPGVLMVQPPAPGAPIAQPPPPAPLMAQPPPLGAPMAKPPGPGVLMIHPAGSRPPITQPPATGAPIVQPPAPAPPAQPMASWAPQAQPLILQIQSQVIRAPPPVPQGPQAPPAQLATPPGWQSTSPGWQAPPQGWPATPLGWSTTQVTWPGPTIAWQAPLSVRPGPPPIRPGPPPIRPGPPPIRQAPPPIRQAPPLIRQAPPPIRPAPQVLATPPPLWQALPPPPPLRQAPQTRLPTPQLRAAPPIRAAPQVPTAPPAPQMPTAPPAVPQAPPTVMPAPLPVPLSAPQAVHCPPIIWQAPKGQPPAPQEMPTSMEFQEVQQAQASLAWQAPKAQGQFWQSLTTQEAQRQGPPLVQLEQPFQGAPASQKALQIQLPTQQAQLSGSQAELPSMQLQPSWQGPPAALQGQPGAPLAGANFPMGSAKSLMTPSGESRASSIDRRTSSKDRRTSSKERKAPPKDRMIFGGTFCAPRAMPPAGAHLPTPWKNLPATSETFNATARVFPSTSQFQPASSNAFKGPSAISEAPRSLPFTLQDTFACIEALPAIPWVPQPNANSSKASKAGPSILMATAAAPQVMAITQEASKTSAEPPRRSGKATRKKKHLNTEEGDSSGKMLNMCHWQAPRRWENLDLNDWEVQTPIQFLCDWEGPSTSRILSGWEGLSTSQILSGWEGPSTSWALSAWEGPSTSRALGFWESPVSPPSLIISELPTLAQGFGATQYDPKLETQPLSPLDERANALVQFLLVKDQAKVPIKRSEMVKFIIREYKDECLEIISRASHKLECVFGYQLKEIDPQNHSYILINKGRKGDTGTSSLDRPKIGLLMVVLSLIFMKGNCVREDLIFTFLCKLGLNIRETHGLFGNTKKLITEVFVREKYLEYRRIPFTEPEEHEFLWGPRAFLETSKMIVLKFLARLYKKDPRCWPYQYYEALAECESEDLDEDESGPDDKTDDPTSSPPPH